A section of the Flavobacterium sp. CG_23.5 genome encodes:
- the mutS gene encoding DNA mismatch repair protein MutS, whose amino-acid sequence MASKDKPVKETPLMKQYNEIKRKYPDACLLFRVGDFYETFGEDAVRASKILGITLTKRGAGSETETALAGFPHHSINTYLPKLVKAGLRVAICDQLEDPKMTKTIVKRGVTELVTPGVSMNDEVLQSKTNNFLASIFFANKSIGISFLDVSTGEFLTAQGNAEYIDKLLQNFNPSEVLIPKNNKNDFREIFGEDYHSFYLEDWIYKEDYAFEILTKHFQTVSLKGFGIEELKEGIIASGAILYYLSETQHNRVQHITAIQRIAEDAYVWMDRFTIRNLELYHSYNPNAVTLLDVIDKTLSPMGGRLLKRWLALPLKDSHKIRSRHQVVSYLKENQDVLKNIQQQIKQISDLERLISKIAAGKVSPREVVYLKESLDAIIPIKTLALQSPQEAVKVIGDSFHSCDLLREKIKTTLNQDAPVAVAKGNAIAKGISAELDDLRAISTSGKEFLEGIEKRESQLTGISSLKISFNNVFGYYIEVRNLHKDKVPAEWIRKQTLVNAERYITEELKEYETKILGAEEKIHKIEVELFEQLVAWIATYIKPVQMNANLVAQLDCLCSFTQLAIENKYVCPELDESFELEIKNGRHPVIEKQLPVGMPYIANDVFLDRETQQLIMITGPNMSGKSAILRQTALIVLLAQMGSFVPADSLRMGIIDKIFTRVGASDNISMGESTFMVEMNETASILNNISDRSLVLLDEIGRGTSTYDGISIAWAIAEFLHEHPSKPKTLFATHYHELNEMSESLPRIQNYNVSVKELKDTVLFIRKLVKGGSAHSFGIHVAKMAGMPQIVILKAQKLLKKLEKNHSSDALNGIKSAKDEMQMSFFNLDDPLLEEIKEEILNLDINTITPMEALMKLNEIKRMLTRK is encoded by the coding sequence TTGGCATCTAAAGATAAACCGGTTAAAGAAACGCCATTAATGAAGCAATACAACGAGATCAAAAGGAAATATCCTGATGCGTGTTTGTTGTTTCGAGTAGGAGATTTTTATGAGACTTTTGGGGAAGATGCGGTACGCGCGTCTAAGATTCTTGGTATAACCTTAACAAAGCGCGGCGCAGGTTCTGAAACGGAAACAGCTTTGGCAGGATTTCCGCATCATTCTATAAATACATATTTGCCAAAATTAGTCAAAGCAGGACTCCGTGTAGCAATTTGTGATCAGCTCGAAGATCCAAAAATGACTAAAACCATTGTGAAACGTGGCGTGACCGAACTGGTAACTCCAGGAGTTTCCATGAATGATGAGGTTTTGCAGTCAAAAACAAATAATTTTTTGGCATCCATTTTTTTTGCCAATAAATCTATTGGAATTTCCTTTTTGGATGTGTCCACGGGTGAATTTCTTACTGCCCAAGGAAATGCAGAATATATCGATAAACTCTTGCAGAATTTTAATCCAAGTGAGGTTCTGATTCCAAAAAACAACAAAAATGATTTCCGCGAAATTTTTGGGGAGGATTATCATAGTTTTTATCTGGAAGATTGGATTTATAAGGAAGATTATGCTTTTGAAATCTTAACTAAACATTTTCAAACGGTATCTCTAAAAGGTTTTGGAATCGAAGAATTGAAAGAAGGAATTATTGCTTCGGGTGCTATTTTGTATTATTTGTCCGAAACACAACACAATAGAGTACAACATATCACTGCTATTCAACGTATTGCTGAAGATGCTTATGTCTGGATGGACCGATTCACCATTCGCAATCTTGAATTGTATCATAGTTATAATCCAAATGCGGTTACCCTGCTCGATGTTATTGATAAAACGCTTTCGCCAATGGGCGGTCGTCTGTTAAAACGATGGTTGGCTTTGCCTTTGAAAGACAGTCATAAAATACGAAGTCGTCATCAGGTGGTTTCTTATTTAAAAGAAAATCAGGACGTTTTAAAAAATATTCAGCAGCAAATCAAGCAGATTTCAGATTTGGAGCGCTTGATTTCCAAAATTGCTGCTGGGAAAGTATCGCCACGCGAAGTCGTCTATTTAAAAGAATCGTTGGATGCTATTATTCCTATAAAGACTTTGGCGTTGCAAAGTCCGCAAGAGGCCGTAAAAGTAATAGGTGACAGTTTTCACAGTTGTGATTTATTACGCGAAAAAATAAAAACGACACTGAATCAAGATGCTCCGGTGGCTGTTGCCAAAGGAAATGCAATTGCGAAAGGAATTAGTGCCGAATTAGACGATTTGAGAGCGATATCAACCTCTGGAAAAGAATTCTTAGAAGGAATCGAAAAACGAGAATCACAATTAACCGGAATCTCTTCTTTGAAAATTTCTTTTAATAATGTTTTCGGATATTATATCGAAGTCAGGAATTTACACAAAGATAAAGTTCCCGCGGAATGGATTCGAAAACAAACCTTGGTCAATGCAGAACGTTATATCACCGAAGAATTAAAAGAATACGAAACCAAGATTCTTGGTGCCGAAGAGAAAATCCATAAAATTGAAGTAGAGTTATTCGAACAATTAGTCGCTTGGATCGCTACATACATAAAACCGGTGCAAATGAATGCCAATTTAGTTGCACAACTGGATTGTTTGTGTTCTTTCACCCAATTGGCAATCGAAAATAAATATGTTTGTCCGGAATTAGACGAATCATTCGAACTTGAAATCAAAAACGGAAGACATCCCGTTATCGAGAAACAATTGCCTGTTGGAATGCCATATATCGCCAATGATGTTTTCTTAGATAGAGAAACGCAGCAATTGATAATGATTACGGGTCCCAATATGTCTGGTAAGTCGGCTATTTTGCGTCAAACTGCTTTGATTGTACTTTTGGCTCAGATGGGAAGCTTTGTTCCCGCGGATAGCTTGAGAATGGGAATTATCGATAAAATATTCACCAGAGTAGGAGCCAGCGATAATATTTCTATGGGCGAATCCACTTTTATGGTCGAAATGAACGAAACAGCTTCCATCTTGAATAATATTTCAGACAGAAGTTTGGTGCTATTAGATGAAATAGGCAGGGGAACCAGTACTTATGATGGGATTTCCATTGCCTGGGCGATTGCGGAGTTCTTGCATGAGCATCCTTCAAAGCCAAAAACCTTATTCGCGACACATTACCATGAGTTAAATGAAATGAGTGAGTCGTTGCCGAGAATCCAAAATTATAATGTTTCTGTCAAAGAATTAAAAGATACGGTTCTTTTTATTCGAAAATTGGTAAAAGGAGGTAGTGCGCATAGTTTTGGAATACATGTTGCGAAAATGGCCGGTATGCCACAGATAGTGATTTTGAAGGCTCAAAAACTATTAAAAAAGCTGGAGAAGAATCATTCAAGCGATGCCTTAAACGGAATTAAATCAGCAAAGGACGAAATGCAAATGAGTTTCTTTAATCTGGACGATCCTTTATTGGAAGAAATCAAAGAAGAGATTTTAAATTTGGATATAAATACGATAACTCCCATGGAAGCATTGATGAAACTCAATGAAATTAAAAGAATGTTGACTCGAAAATAA